The window AAAGAGCAGGTCGCCGATTTCCTCGCAAATATTTTCGGTGTCCTTTTTGTCGATTGCCTCGACAAGTTCATCAAACTCACTGTGCAGGTATTTTACCATGGAGGAGGTTGTTTGACGTTTGTCCCATGGGCAGCCGTTTTCAGAGCGAAGTTCCCTTATTGTATCCACCAGTCGTAAAAAATTAGATTGATTGTCTGACATTGTAGTATATTGTTGAAGTTGCAATATTTGTCCGGGTTTGGCGAGAATATATCAAGAAACCCCTAAATAACATTGAAGTTTTATTAATAACACATTGTTAAAAAAAAGTTGACATTAAGTCCCTGACCAACTAAGTAGCTTTCCTTGAAAGGCGTTCGAGTTTACCGCAAGGTTTCAAGGCAGCCAGGTTGCGATCGAGGCAATAGCGTAACCGACACTGGGGTGGACTGTCATTACTTTTGCGGGGAGATCTCTTGAAGGTTTAATGAAGAAGAGGAATTAGATGGAAGAAGACAAAAAACAGAAGTTTCTATTGGAAAAGCATAAGGACATAGCACGCATTGATCAGGAGTCCAAGCGTACCCATGGCTGGTATGTAAGGGTTCGTTTTCTGGGGAAAACACATTCGAAATTCTTTTCTGATAAGAAATGTGGCGGTCGCTATTCAAGTTTGTTGTCTGCAATTTCATGGCGGGACAAAATTGAAAAAAAGTTGGGCAAGATTCGTACCAACAAACATATGGTTACTGTCTCAAATTCCAGTACGGGTGTGGTTGGTGTGCGTCTGAATGAAAAACTGAATAGATATGAGGTGAGCTGGGTTACCCATCAGGGTAAGCAGGGCAAGACTTCGGTTTCTATCAGAAAACATGGCAAGAAGGCCGCCTTTGCAAAGGCTTGTGCCATTCGCCAGGAAAAAGAACGAGCTCGGCTCGAATACACGATGTGACTCAAATCAGTCGTTGCAAACCTCCGGCCAGTTCATTCTCAATGAGGTGGCCGGAGCGACATTTGAAAAAAATGCCTGTCATGCTGTATCATCGTACTTATCATAATTGTGTTCCAGTTAGGCCAATAAAAGATATAATTGAAGTTGATACTATCCGATTTTTGCTCTAGCAGGCAAAAAGAGGTTGACAATTTATTGGAAAAATATTTTTATTTGTCGTTTTCGGATTTATACATTGCAGCGTTTGAGAATAGTGAGTCAACGAAGTTTCCATGTAAAGAGGTTTATATAATGTATGCAATAGTTCGCACCGGCGGTAAACAGTATCAGGTAGCTTGCGGCGATAACATTCGTGTTGAAAAACTCGAAGGCGCAATTGGTGATACCGTAGCCCTTGAAGACGTACTGATGGTTGTTGAAGGCGAGGAAGTCAAAATTGGCAAGCCTCAGCTCGACAACGCTCAGGTAGTTGCCAAGATCGCCGAGCAGGGTAAGGCTAAAAAAGTAATTGTTTTCAAGAAAAAGCGTCGTAAAGGCTATCGCCTCAAGAAAGGACACAGACAGTCCTACACTGCACTGCAGATTGAGGAAATCAAAGCCTGATTGTAATTTTCTAAGAACAGGCTGAACTGAATGAGATGAATATCCGGCGCGGTGAGATCTGAACAGCCGGAGGAAGGAGTAAGACGATGGCACATAAGAAAGCTGGTGGTAGTTCGAGAAACGGACGTGACAGTGCAGGTCAGAGACGTGGAGTAAAAAGATTCGGTGGTGAAGCAGTGAAGGCTGGTAGCATTATTGTTCGTCAGCTTGGCACCAAGATTCACCCGGGAACCAACGTAGGCTGTGGTCGTGACTACACTCTTTTTGCCAAGGTTGACGGTGTTGTAACATTTGAGGAATTCGGTAAAGATAAGAAGCGTGTAAGCGTTTATCCTGCCGTATAACGTCACCTGACAAGACAGTCGCGTAGCTGGCATCTCACTACGAGATGCGAGATACAGATTGAAAGACTCGACCTCCATTGATAGATGAAGGTCGAGTTTTTTTTTGCCTCCTGATGCATCGTTAAGTTGCGTATAGCGAATGCACAGAAAGATTATTCAAGTAAAGGTAGTGAGAACAAAAGATATGGCTTTTGTTGATGAAACGAAATTTTTCGTAAAAGCTGGTGATGGCGGCAATGGCTGTGTCAGCTTCAGGCGTGAGAAGTTTGTCCCCAAGGGGGGGCCTGATGGTGGTGATGGTGGTCGCGGCGGCAGTGTGATTATTCAGGCGACAAACACTCTCACTTCCCTTCTTGACTTTAGGTATAAGTCTCATTTTAAGGCAGAGCGTGGAACGCATGGCATGGGCAAGGACTGCTACGGTGCCAAGGGTAAAGACTGTATCATTAATGTCCCCGTGGGTTCTATTATCAAGGATGCCGAGACAGATGAGGTCATCATTGACCTTGCTGATGACGGAGATACATT of the Desulfosediminicola ganghwensis genome contains:
- a CDS encoding MazG nucleotide pyrophosphohydrolase domain-containing protein, with the translated sequence MSDNQSNFLRLVDTIRELRSENGCPWDKRQTTSSMVKYLHSEFDELVEAIDKKDTENICEEIGDLLFILVMISEINSESGKFTLDQVINGITEKLVRRHPHVFAGVEITDEDELKEQWRKIKAEEKSKK
- a CDS encoding AP2 domain-containing protein, with product MEEDKKQKFLLEKHKDIARIDQESKRTHGWYVRVRFLGKTHSKFFSDKKCGGRYSSLLSAISWRDKIEKKLGKIRTNKHMVTVSNSSTGVVGVRLNEKLNRYEVSWVTHQGKQGKTSVSIRKHGKKAAFAKACAIRQEKERARLEYTM
- the rplU gene encoding 50S ribosomal protein L21, with product MYAIVRTGGKQYQVACGDNIRVEKLEGAIGDTVALEDVLMVVEGEEVKIGKPQLDNAQVVAKIAEQGKAKKVIVFKKKRRKGYRLKKGHRQSYTALQIEEIKA
- the rpmA gene encoding 50S ribosomal protein L27, which codes for MAHKKAGGSSRNGRDSAGQRRGVKRFGGEAVKAGSIIVRQLGTKIHPGTNVGCGRDYTLFAKVDGVVTFEEFGKDKKRVSVYPAV